From the Thermococcus celericrescens genome, the window TGCCTGAAGGGGGCAACCTCGCCCGCAAATAATTTTTGCGTTTCTGCACGGTCTTCCAGAAAAGCATAGAATTGAGAAGCATAGAAATAGGGAAGCAAAAGATTGGGACTTCAGCGTCCCATTCCACCGCGCGGCTCTCTCGCCTTCGGGCGGAGACCCTTGTAGCCGCACTTCCTGCACTTCTTGGCCTTCCACGGGTTAGTGGCACCGCAGCGCATGCACACGTACTTCCTAAAGATTCTGGCCTCAGCCTCGGGGAATCTCGCCATCGTGATCACCTCATGATCTTAAACCGTCTTCACCTACACGACTCGGCTTTTAAAGCTTTGGTGCGGGGGACGGGATTCGAACCCGCGTAGCCCTTCGGCAGCGGATCTTAAGTCCGCCCCCTTTGGCCAGGCTCGGGCACCCCCGCGCGAGGGAGTGTAAAGCGAGGGGCGTTAAAAATCTTCCCCTCAGGTCCTGATAATCCTCATCTCGAAGTCCTCGACCGGAACCTTGAAGTCCTCCCTGCTCTCGATCTCCTTCCTGTTGTAGAGTATCTCCCTCGCGAGGATCCAGTAGATGAGAGCAAGGGCCTTCCTACCCTTGTTGTTGGTCGGGATCGCAACGTCAACGTAGCTGAGGAAGTTCTCAGTGTCGACGAGGGCCACTATCGGTATGCCGATCTCGATGGCCTCCTTCATGGCCTGGTGGTCGGCCCTCGGGTCGGTGACTATGAGGACGTCCGGCTCCATGAAGTTCTTGACCTGCGGGTTGGTCATGGTTCCCGGGAGGAAACGGCCGGGTATCGAGCGGACACCGGTAACGTCACCGAACTTCTTGACCGGCTTCTGGCCGTAGAGCCTGACGCTGACGGCGAGAATGTTCTCGGGGTCGAACTTGGCGAGGAACTTGCCAGCAACGCGGAGCCTCTCGTCGGTCTTCCTGACGTCAAGCACGTAGAGGCCGTCCTGCCTGACACGGTAAATAAACCTCTTCATGTCCTGGGTCTTCTGCTGGGTTCCGATGTGGACACCGGCAGCAAGGTACTGGTCGAGTGGAACGAGGTATTCCTCCATTCTTCACACCTCCTCATCCTTCAAAGGTTATTATCCTACCCCTTTCACCCAAATCTTCGGCTATGCGAATAAGCTCGTTCAGCTTGGCGATGGAATCCCTGCGGAGCACCATCGCCGGACAGCGAAGGCCCACGGCAACGTGGGCCAGGGCCTCGTCGGAGGACTCGTAGCGAGCCTCCGCGAGGATGGGGGTTATCCTCTCCGACTTCGCGTCGTTCACGAGGTTGTATAAGTCGGTGAGCGTGCCTAGGTTTATCGGCTTTATCGACAGGGCGTTGTAGTAGCGCCTGTCCAGTATGTCCTTCTCGCGGAAGAGGTGCTCGCCGTCAACGAACACCTCGTGGGTGCCAGCGATTAGCTCGAGGAACAGCCCCTCATCGCCGAGGGGCTTTATGTAGGCCACGTTGTTGTCCTCGACTACGGAGAGCACTTCCTCCATATCCATTGGAACCCTCTGCACGAGGCCGAGGGCAACCTCGAGGCCGAGTTCGTCGGTTGCTTTCTCGGTGGCCTTCGAGAAGGCCTCCACAGTACCGGCCTCTGCATGTTCAAGGACCTTGTTAACCGCATCGACGACGTCGGTTATCTCCATGAGGTCCCTGACCATGACGTAGTAGTCGAAGGCCTCACCGCTCGCAATCTCAAGGATTGGAACCGGAAGCTCGGTGGTGAAGGTTCCGCCGATGTAGTTGTAGAGGGGCATCCTCTTGACGCTTGCGGCCGCTTTGGCGACCGCTATTGAGACCGCCAGCGCGGTGTTTGCCCCGATGTGGCTGAAGTTCTCGGTGCCGTCTATCTCCCAGAGGTAGCTGTCTATGAGCTCCTGCTCGCTCGAGTCGAATCCTATGAGTTCCGGCCCGATTATCTCGTCGACCTCGCTCACAGCGCGGTGAGCCTCTGCTATGTAGAGGCTCGGGTTCTCGTCCACGGGCGCGGCAAAGCGGCCGAAGCCAG encodes:
- a CDS encoding 50S ribosomal protein L40e, which encodes MARFPEAEARIFRKYVCMRCGATNPWKAKKCRKCGYKGLRPKAREPRGGMGR
- the rpsB gene encoding 30S ribosomal protein S2 — its product is MEEYLVPLDQYLAAGVHIGTQQKTQDMKRFIYRVRQDGLYVLDVRKTDERLRVAGKFLAKFDPENILAVSVRLYGQKPVKKFGDVTGVRSIPGRFLPGTMTNPQVKNFMEPDVLIVTDPRADHQAMKEAIEIGIPIVALVDTENFLSYVDVAIPTNNKGRKALALIYWILAREILYNRKEIESREDFKVPVEDFEMRIIRT